The DNA region AGGAGGGGGGCCTGCGCGGGTGGCGGGCCCCTCCTCCGTTCGGTGGCCTCACCCCGGTGTGAGGCTGCGGGCTCCCCGGCCCAAGCGCGGAGGCGCGCCCCCTCCTCACGGGCCCCTTTGCAGCCCCCGGTCGGTGAGCTGCACCGTGGTCAGGTCGAGGTTGAGGGTGGCGCGGGCCCCCCGGGCGACGGCGGCCTTGACCTGTCCCAGCGCCGCCGGCTGGCCCTTCGCGGCGCCCACCGACGCGCTGACGAGGGCGGCCTGGATCAGCATCGCCTCGGCGAGTTCCTGCCTCTGCGCGTCGGTGGCGGCGGTGAACCGGGGCGTGTTCGCCAGCGCCCGCGCCATCTGGTCGCGCACGGCGGTGAGCTGGGCCCGGCTGGGGTCGTCGTCCCGCCCGCGCACCCCGTACCACGCGGCCACGAGATAGACGGCGGTCGCGTCGGCCACGTCGTCGGTCCTCAACCCGGAGGGGGCGAGCGCCTTGCCGATCTCGCCGATCACGTCGGTGGAGGCAAAGAGCCTCTCCAGCTCGGCGGCCCCCTGCGGATCGGCGGCGCGGGTCTTCGCCACGAACCCCGCGAGGTTCCGTTTTCGGACCTCCGGGCTGGGGCGGAAGGTGGTGGGCCCGCGCGGAGTCGGGGCGGGGCGGCCCGGCAGCGCCTGATCCTGCTGGGCCTTGGCGCTCAGCACGTTGTTCCAGTGCATCGTCTGGTAGATGCTCAGGGCCGTGTTGCTCAGGCTCTGGGGATCGATCTGCGCCCCGACCGGTGAGAGGAAGCCCAGCGAAAGGGTCAACACACCCGCGGTGATCACCCGGTGAACCGTTCTCATCGACATCCTCCTGGAAAAAGGGCCCCACGTCCGCCCCACCCGGGCGAGGAGCGCGGTGAGGGCCTGACCGACGCGCGAAGGGGGAGGCCGGGGGCGAGGGGGTGCGAGGCCAGATGCTAGTGCCCCCCCACGTGGGCGCACATGTGCCGGAAGTCATGGCCCGGAGGGAGCTTCGGGGAGCGGCGCTCCTCAGCGCGCCCGGTCGAGCGCCCCCCACGCCTGAAACAAGACCGCCAGGGCGAGCATGTACCCCAGGGGCAGCGCGCTCCAGACCACGCTGCCGCGCGCCTCGCCCCGGCCCGCCGCCCGCCCGGCGAGGACGAGGCCGCCGAGGTACACCAGCGGATAGGCGAGCGAGCCCCAGCAAAAGGCCTGCTTCACCGTGGTGAGGAGGGCGGGCGGCGAGTTGGGGTCGGAGGTGCCCAGCGTCATCAGGCTCGCCGGCAGGACCAGGGGGTACGCGAGCAGCGGCAGCGCGCCGAGCCCCCGCAGCGCCCAGGTGAGGGTGCGGCCCGTCGGGTTGTTCGCGGCCTGGTGCTTCACGCTGTCCTCGCACGGGCTGGGGAAACCGGGTTCGGGGCGGGCGGACTGTTCCGGAAGGGAATGGTGGACCTCCAGTGGAGGCGAGCGGGCGGGCGCGAGCCGGTGGGGCGGGCTCAGCGCCGCGCCGGGTGGAGGAGCGGCGCGGCGCAGCTCCGGCGGACGATCAGCCGCCCGGGCATCACCCGGTGACCCGGGGCCACCCCGCCGCCCTCCAGCGCCCGGATCACGGCCCGCGCCGCCTCCTCGGCCATCGCCTCCACGGGCTGCTCGATCACGGTGACGGGCGGGTCCACCAGGGCGGTCCAGGGGTAGTTGTCGAAGGTCAGCAGCGAGAGGTCACCCGGCAGCGTGAGCCCCCGCTCCCGGATCGCCCGGAAGGCGCCCACCGCCTGGGTGCCCGTCAGCGCGATCAATGCGGTGGGCGGCTCGGGCAGGCCCAGCAGGTCGTGGGTGAGGGCGTAGGCGGTGTCCTCGCTCGGCAGGGCCACGCGCCCGTAGGCCGCCGGGACGCTCAGGCCGCGCTCGCGCATCGCCTCCGGAAAGGTGCGCGACCGCTCCTCGGGGAAGACGAGGGGGTCAAAGGTGCCCAGCGCCGCGATGCGGGTGTGGCCGAGCCCGTGGAGGTACGCGACCGCCCCCCGCATCGCGGCGGCGTTGTCGAGGGTCAGTCCCGGAAAGGGCGAGTCCGGCGGCCTGTAGTCGTACTCGAAGAGGAAGACGCCCCGGTCCCGCAGCCGCCCCAGGTACTCGCGGCTCTCCGGGCCGTACCCAGGCCGCAGCAAGATCGCTGCGACCCGCTGGCCGTAGAGCCGCTGCAACTCGGGCAGCTCCAGCCGCGCCGAGTACTCGTTCTCGCTGATGATCAAGGTGTAGCCCGCCGCCTGGAGCGTGCGCCCCGCCGTGCGCGCGAACGCGGCGAAAAAGGGCTCGACGATGCTGCCCACCACCAGCCCCACCGTCCGGCTCTGCCCGCCCCGCAGGCTCCCCGCGCGCACGTCGGGCTCGTAGTGCAGCTCCGCAATCGCCGCCCGCACCCGCGCGAGCGTCTCGGGCGTGAGCTTGCCGGGCTCGCGCAGGGCCCGCTTGGCGGTGGTGGGAGAGACGCCCGCGAGCCGCGCGACGTCCTGAATCGTGGACACGAGGGCATTCTAGGACCCTTCCGCCCCCCGCCCCCACCGGGGGTGGCCCCGAGGCCATCTCTGTACTCGGTCCATTCGCACAGGGCTAGACGCGGCGGGGGGACTGTGTTTCAATCATGGACACGAGACCATTTCAGGGGAGTTCGGGGAAAGAGGCCCCGCCCCATGTTCGCGAGGTTGCTCCGCCCAGGCCGCCCGCATCCTTCGCCTGCCGTCCCCGCGCGGTTTCAGGAGGTTTTGTCATGAGAAGACTCGCCCTGCTCGGCCTCGCCCTGTGCGCCTCGGCCCAAGCGGCCACCACCATCACCATCGCCACGGTGAACAATCCCGACATGGTGACGATGCAGCGGCTCACCCCCGAATTCACGAAGAAGTACCCCGACATCAACGTGAAGTGGGTGGTCCTCCCCGAAAACGAGCTGCGGCAGAAAGTCACCCTCGACGTGGCGAGCAACGCGGGCAGCTACGACATCCTCACCATCGGCTCGTACGAGGTGCCGATCTGGGCGAGGAACGGCTGGCTCGACCCCCTCACGCCCCTGTTCCAGAAGAACCCGAACATCGCCGCCTCGTACCGGGTGAACGACCTGCTGCCCGCCGTGCGGAGCGCCCTGACGGTGAACAACCAGCTCTACGCCGTGCCCTTCTACGCCGAGTCGAGCATGACCTTTTACAACAAGGACCTGTTCGGGAAAGCGGGGCTCACCATGCCGCAGAACCCCACCTGGCAACAGGTGCAGGGCTTCGCCAGCAAGATTCACAACCCCTCGCAGGGCGTGTACGGCATCTGCCTGCGCGGGCTGCCCGGCTGGGGCGAGAACATGGCCTTCATCACCACCATGGTCAACACCTTCGGCGGACGCTGGTTCGACCAGAACTGGCAGGCGCAGCTCAACACCCCCGCGTGGAAAAACGCCCTGACCTTCTACGTGGACACCCTCAAAAAGTACGGCCCCCCCGGCGCGACGAGCAACGGCTTTACCGAGAACCTCACCCTGATGAGCCAGGGCAAGTGCGGCATGTGGGTGGACGCGACCGTGGCGGCGGGCTTCCTGAGTGACCCCGCGTCCTCCAAGATCGTGAAGTCGGTGGGCTTTGCCAACGCGCCCGTCGGCCCCGGCACCCCGCGCGGCAGCAACTGGTTCTGGTCTTGGAACCTGGCGATCCCCCGGAGCACCAAAAACGAGGACGCCGCCTTCCGGTTCCTGACCTGGGCCACCAGCCCCGAGTACATCGGCCTCGTCGCCCGGACGAAGGGCACCTGGGCCGCCGTGCCCCCCGGCACCCGCACGAGCACCTACAACAACCCCAACTACAAGCGGGCGGCGGGGGCTTTCAGCGGCCTCGTGCTGAGCGCCATCAACCGCGCCGACGTGACGCGGCCCACCAAGGACCCGGTGCCCTACACCGGCATCCAGTACGTGTCGATCCCGCAGTTCCAGGCACTCGGCACCCAGGTCGGGCAGTACATGGCGGGGGCCCTGAGCGGCCAGACCTCGGTCGACCAGGCGCTGAAGCAGGGGCAAGACGCCGCCAACCGGGTCGCCAAGGAGGGCGGGTTCCAGAAGTAACGCCGCCCGCGACGAGGCGCCGGGGCGAGGGGGGCTTGGAGGCAGAGGCACTCCTCCGGCTCCCCCTCGCCCCATTCAAGAGAGCACAGCCGAGGTGACCCCATGACCACGGTTCAGTCCCTGCCCACCACGGCGACGCGGGTGCCGCCCGCGCCCAAACGCGGCAGCCGGCTCACCCCCGCCGCCCTGATCTGGCCCGCGATGCTGTACCTGATCCTGACGACGCAGGTGCCGTTTTTCATGACGGTGTACTACTCGTTTTTCCGGTACAACCTCGTGGATCCAGCGAGCCGCCCCTTCATTGGGCTGGCGAACTACCAGACGCTGCTGACCGATCCCCAGAACCTGCGCATCCTGCTCAACACGGTCGTGCTCGCGGGCGGCACCCTGATCCTGACGCTGATCATCGGCGCGGCGCTCGCGCTGCTGCTCAACCGCCAGTTCCTGGGGCGGACGGTGCTGCGCACCCTGCTGATCTCCTCGTTTCTGGTGATGCCCCTCGTGACCGCCGTGATCTGGAAGAACATGCTGCTGAGCCCCACCTCGGGCTTTTTCGCCTGGGTGGCGCAGAGCCTGGGCCTGGCGCCCGTGGACTGGCTGGGCCAGTTTCCCATGTTCTCGGTCATCGTGATGATCACCTGGGAGTGGACCCCCTTCGCGGCGCTGATCCTGCTCACCGGCCTGCAAAGCCTGCCCGACGACCAGATCGAGGCCGCGCGGCTCGACGGCGCCTCGCCCTGGCAGGAGTTCCAGCACATCGTCTTGCCGCACTGGACGCAGGCGATCCAGGTGGTCGTCTTGATGGAGACCGTCGCCCTGCTTCAGGTGTACGGCGAGATCTACGGCTCGACCTCGGGCGGCCCGGGCATCGCCACGACGAACCTGCCGTACTTCATCTACCAGAAGGCCTTCGCCGAGTACAACATCGGTCTGGCGAGCGCGGCGGGGGTGCTCACCGTGATCCTGACGAATATCCTGGCCGTGTACCTGCTGAGGCTGATCGGCCGCACGACCGCCCACCACCGGGGAGGCTGACATGACCACGGTTCCCAGATCACAGCCCACCTCCCGGGCAGGCCGCACCGTCAGCGACCGCCACCGGGCGCGCAACATCGTGCTCACCGTGATCACCTACCTGATCGTGCTGGCCTTTCTCTTTCCGCTCGCGTGGATGATCCTGAACGCCTTCAAGACCGAGGCGCAGGCCTTCGCCACGCCGCCGGTCTTTTTCTTTACACCGATTTGGGACAACTTCCAGCGGGCGCTGCCGAGCTACCTGCCCGCGCTGGCGAACTCGCTGGTCGCGGCGGTGGGCTCGACCCTGCTCGCCTTCATTCTGGGACTGCCCGCCGCCTTCGCGCTCGCGGTGTACCCCACCCGCCGGGCGCAGGGGGTCCTGACCTGGATGCTCTCGACGAAGTTCATGCCCGCGGTCGGCGTGATCGTGCCCATCTTCTTGCTCTTCCGCAACCTGGGGCTGCTCGACACGCGGCTGGGCCTGATCCTGATGTACACGACGATGAACCTGCCGCTGGTCGTGTGGATGATGCACTCGTACATGTCCGAGATACCGTTTGCCATCTACGAGGCCGCGAAGGTGGACGGGGCCTCGGTGAGTCAGGAATTCTTCCGCATCGCGCTGCCGCTCTCCATGCCGGGGGTCGCGGCGACGGCGCTGCTCGCCCTGATCTTCGCGTGGAACGAGGTGTTCTTCGCCCTGAACCTGACCTCGGCGGACGCCGCGCCGCTGAGCGTGTTCATCGGCGAGTTCAAGACCAGCCAGGGCCTGTTCTGGGCCCAGCTCAGCGCCGCCGCCACCCTGGTCGTGTTGCCGGTGCTCGTCTTCGGCTGGATCGCCCAGCGCCAGCTCGTGCGCGGCCTGAGCTTCGGGGCGGTGAAGTAAGCTCGGGTCGCTTCCGCGGTGGGCCCGGACGGAAGCGGGGCAGGAGCCGGGACAGGAGGCCGGGCCCGGTTTTCCCCCCGCAGCGCAGGGCCCGTGCCACTCGTTTCAGGAGAAAACCCCTATGGTCAAACTCGCCCTATCCACGCTCCACGCCCTCGGTCCGGGAGTGGCCGTTCCCGCCTACGACCCACGGGCGCTGACCCCGGGCATCGTCCACTTCGGGGTGGGGGCCTTCCACCGCTCGCACGAGGCCATGTACCTCGACCGCCTGCTGGGCGCCGGGCAGGGTGACGGCTGGGGCATCTGCGGGGTGGGCGTCTTGCCCTCCGACGTGCGGATGCGGGACGTGCTCGCCGCCCAGGACGGGCTCTACACCCTGGTCACCCGGTCGCCGGAGAGCACGTCGGAGGCGCGGATCATCGGCGCGATCCGCGAGTTCCTGTTCGCCCCGGACGACCCCGGGAAGGTGCTGGACAGGCTGGCCGACCCCGCCACCCGCATCGTCTCGCTCACCGTCACCGAGGGCGGCTACAGCGTCAGCCCCGCGACGGGCGAGTTCGACCCCACGGGCGAGGACATCGCCCACGACCTCGGAACGGACGGGGCGCCCCGGACGGTCTTCGGCCTCATCACCGAGGGGCTGCGGCGCCGCCGGGAGCGCGGCCTGGCGCCCTTCACGGTGATGTCGTGCGACAACCTCCAGGGCAACGGCCACGTGACGCGCCGGGCGCTGACCTCGTTCGCCCGCCTCAAAGACCCGGAGCTGGGCGAGTGGATGGCCGGGCACGTCGCCTTCCCGAACTCGATGGTGGACCGCATCACGCCCGCGACGACCGACGCGGACCGCCGGGCCGTCGAGACCGAGTACGGCGTCGAGGACGGCTGGCCGGTGGTGGCCGAGACCTTTACCCAGTGGGTGCTGGAAGACAGCTTCACCCTCGGGCGGCCCGCGCTCGAACAGGTGGGCGTGCAGGTCGTGGCCGACGTGGAGCCCTACGAGCTGATGAAGCTGCGGCTGCTCAACGCCTCGCACCAGGCCGCCGGGTACCTCGGTTTGCTCGCCGGGTATACCCTCGTCCACGAGGTCTGTCAGGACCCGCCCTTCGCCCGCTTCCTGCTGGACTACATGACCCGCGAGGCCACGCCCACCCTGCGCCCGGTGCCCGGCATCGACCTGGACGCCTACCGCCACGAGCTGATCGCCCGCTTCTCGAACGCGGCGATCCGCGACACCCTGGCGCGGCTGATCGTGGACAGCTCCGAGCGCATCCCCAAGTTCCTGCTGCCCGTCGTGCGCGAGCAACTGAGCCGGGGGGGCGAGGTCGAACACGCGGCCCTCGTCGTCGCGGCCTGGAGCCTTTACCTGGAGGCGGTCACGCGCGGGGACGGCGCGGCGGTCGATCTGCCGCCCCTGCACGACCAGCGTGCGGAAGCCCTGGCCGGGGCGGTGCGGCGGGAGGCGGAGGAGCCCGGGGCCTTCCTGGGGCTGCGGGAGGTCTTCGGAGACCTGGGCGAGGACGAACGCTTCCGGGGGGCGTACCTGGAGGCCCGCGAGCGCCTGCACCTGGGGGGGCCCCTCGGGGCGATGCGGGCGCTGCGAGATGGACCAGGTGGACCGCTGCCCGCGAACACCGGCTCCGTCCTGACCTCCACCCCGCAGCGGTGACCGTGGCCTGACCCGCCTGCGTCCTCGACCTCCCCCCGGCGAGCGGTTCGCCCTCGTCGTGGGGCACGTGGGCGACGGCCTGGAGACCACGCGCGGCTGAGGTCCCGCCGTCCCCCTTCCCCGGAACTCGGCCCGGTGGGTCCTCCCGCCAGGAAGGAGCGATCATGACCGCCTCCGATTCCTCTCCCCGCTCCTCCCGCACCAGCGTCCTGCACGGCCTGCGCGACCTGCGCTGGGAGACGCGCGAGGTGGCCCCCCCCGGTCCCCGCGAGGTCCGCGTGCGTGTGCGGCGCATCGGTGTGTGTGGCAGCGACGTGCACTACTACACGCACGGGAGAATCGGCCCGTTCGTGGTGGAGGCTCCCCTCGTCCTCGGCCACGAGGTGATGGGCGTGGTGGACGCGGTGGGCGAGGGGGTGACCCGCGTGAGGCCGGGCGACCGGGTGGCGCTGGAACCTGGCTTCCCCTGCCGCCGCTGCGCCTACTGCAAGCGCGGCGAGTACAACCTCTGCCCGGAGATGACCTTCATGGCGACCCCGCCCGTCCACGGCGCGCTCTCCGAGCACGTCCTCTGGCCCGACGACTTCGCCTTCCCCCTCCCCGACGCTCTCAGCGACGACGCGGGCGCCCTGATCGAGCCCCTGGCGGTCGGCGTGTGGGCCGCGCGCAAGGGGGCGGTGTCTCCGGGGCAGAGCGTCGCGGTCTTCGGCTCCGGGCCCATCGGCTGCACCACCCTGCAAGCGGCGAGAGCGGCTGGGGCGACCACCCTCATCGCCGTCGACCTGGAGGACTTCCGCCTCGACCTCGCCCGCCGGGTGGGCGCGACGCACACGGTCAACGCGCGGCACGAGGACCCCATCCCCCGCATCCGGGAGATCACCCGCTCCGACCTCCCGGAGACGCACGCCGGGGTGGACGTAGCCTTCGAGACGGCAGGGAGCCTGCCGACCACCCGCCTGAGCCTCGCCGCACCCCGGCCCGGCGGCACGACCGTCCTCGTGGGGTTGCCGCCCGACCCGGAGGTGAGCCTCGACCTCGTGGCGGCGGCGAGCCGTGAGGTCAACATCCGGGGCGTGTTCCGATACGCGAACTGCTACCCGGCGGCCATCGCGCTTGTCGAGAGCGGGGCCGTGAACCTCGACGCGCTCGTGACCCACCGCTACGCCTTCGAGCGGACGCCGGAAGCTTTCGAGTTCGCCGACCGCGAAAAGCAGACGAGCATGAAGGTCATGATCGACGTGGGCTGAGCCCTGAGCCCCCTCCGGAGCGGAGTCCACATGCGGGGGGCAGGGGGGCGTCTACCCGTCCGCTGGCCCCTGCCCATCCAGTGGCCGCCCGGCGCCCGGCTCTCCGGCGGCTGAGCCCCCTGCGTGGGCCGCGACCCGCGGCGGCCTCGGGCTCTGGTGCCCCACCTTGCACCGCGCCTGCCCGGGCCGTCAACTCCTCAAGGCCGGATGAAGGCGAGCGCCGCCCGCGCCTTCCCCAGAATGAAGGCCACCCCATGCCGCCTCCCACCGACGACCTCCGCTTCACCCCCGAGGTGCGC from Deinococcus planocerae includes:
- a CDS encoding DUF6683 family protein, whose protein sequence is MRTVHRVITAGVLTLSLGFLSPVGAQIDPQSLSNTALSIYQTMHWNNVLSAKAQQDQALPGRPAPTPRGPTTFRPSPEVRKRNLAGFVAKTRAADPQGAAELERLFASTDVIGEIGKALAPSGLRTDDVADATAVYLVAAWYGVRGRDDDPSRAQLTAVRDQMARALANTPRFTAATDAQRQELAEAMLIQAALVSASVGAAKGQPAALGQVKAAVARGARATLNLDLTTVQLTDRGLQRGP
- a CDS encoding LacI family DNA-binding transcriptional regulator, which translates into the protein MSTIQDVARLAGVSPTTAKRALREPGKLTPETLARVRAAIAELHYEPDVRAGSLRGGQSRTVGLVVGSIVEPFFAAFARTAGRTLQAAGYTLIISENEYSARLELPELQRLYGQRVAAILLRPGYGPESREYLGRLRDRGVFLFEYDYRPPDSPFPGLTLDNAAAMRGAVAYLHGLGHTRIAALGTFDPLVFPEERSRTFPEAMRERGLSVPAAYGRVALPSEDTAYALTHDLLGLPEPPTALIALTGTQAVGAFRAIRERGLTLPGDLSLLTFDNYPWTALVDPPVTVIEQPVEAMAEEAARAVIRALEGGGVAPGHRVMPGRLIVRRSCAAPLLHPARR
- a CDS encoding ABC transporter substrate-binding protein, whose product is MRRLALLGLALCASAQAATTITIATVNNPDMVTMQRLTPEFTKKYPDINVKWVVLPENELRQKVTLDVASNAGSYDILTIGSYEVPIWARNGWLDPLTPLFQKNPNIAASYRVNDLLPAVRSALTVNNQLYAVPFYAESSMTFYNKDLFGKAGLTMPQNPTWQQVQGFASKIHNPSQGVYGICLRGLPGWGENMAFITTMVNTFGGRWFDQNWQAQLNTPAWKNALTFYVDTLKKYGPPGATSNGFTENLTLMSQGKCGMWVDATVAAGFLSDPASSKIVKSVGFANAPVGPGTPRGSNWFWSWNLAIPRSTKNEDAAFRFLTWATSPEYIGLVARTKGTWAAVPPGTRTSTYNNPNYKRAAGAFSGLVLSAINRADVTRPTKDPVPYTGIQYVSIPQFQALGTQVGQYMAGALSGQTSVDQALKQGQDAANRVAKEGGFQK
- a CDS encoding carbohydrate ABC transporter permease; this encodes MTTVQSLPTTATRVPPAPKRGSRLTPAALIWPAMLYLILTTQVPFFMTVYYSFFRYNLVDPASRPFIGLANYQTLLTDPQNLRILLNTVVLAGGTLILTLIIGAALALLLNRQFLGRTVLRTLLISSFLVMPLVTAVIWKNMLLSPTSGFFAWVAQSLGLAPVDWLGQFPMFSVIVMITWEWTPFAALILLTGLQSLPDDQIEAARLDGASPWQEFQHIVLPHWTQAIQVVVLMETVALLQVYGEIYGSTSGGPGIATTNLPYFIYQKAFAEYNIGLASAAGVLTVILTNILAVYLLRLIGRTTAHHRGG
- a CDS encoding carbohydrate ABC transporter permease — protein: MTTVPRSQPTSRAGRTVSDRHRARNIVLTVITYLIVLAFLFPLAWMILNAFKTEAQAFATPPVFFFTPIWDNFQRALPSYLPALANSLVAAVGSTLLAFILGLPAAFALAVYPTRRAQGVLTWMLSTKFMPAVGVIVPIFLLFRNLGLLDTRLGLILMYTTMNLPLVVWMMHSYMSEIPFAIYEAAKVDGASVSQEFFRIALPLSMPGVAATALLALIFAWNEVFFALNLTSADAAPLSVFIGEFKTSQGLFWAQLSAAATLVVLPVLVFGWIAQRQLVRGLSFGAVK
- a CDS encoding mannitol dehydrogenase family protein; the protein is MVKLALSTLHALGPGVAVPAYDPRALTPGIVHFGVGAFHRSHEAMYLDRLLGAGQGDGWGICGVGVLPSDVRMRDVLAAQDGLYTLVTRSPESTSEARIIGAIREFLFAPDDPGKVLDRLADPATRIVSLTVTEGGYSVSPATGEFDPTGEDIAHDLGTDGAPRTVFGLITEGLRRRRERGLAPFTVMSCDNLQGNGHVTRRALTSFARLKDPELGEWMAGHVAFPNSMVDRITPATTDADRRAVETEYGVEDGWPVVAETFTQWVLEDSFTLGRPALEQVGVQVVADVEPYELMKLRLLNASHQAAGYLGLLAGYTLVHEVCQDPPFARFLLDYMTREATPTLRPVPGIDLDAYRHELIARFSNAAIRDTLARLIVDSSERIPKFLLPVVREQLSRGGEVEHAALVVAAWSLYLEAVTRGDGAAVDLPPLHDQRAEALAGAVRREAEEPGAFLGLREVFGDLGEDERFRGAYLEARERLHLGGPLGAMRALRDGPGGPLPANTGSVLTSTPQR
- a CDS encoding NAD(P)-dependent alcohol dehydrogenase, coding for MTASDSSPRSSRTSVLHGLRDLRWETREVAPPGPREVRVRVRRIGVCGSDVHYYTHGRIGPFVVEAPLVLGHEVMGVVDAVGEGVTRVRPGDRVALEPGFPCRRCAYCKRGEYNLCPEMTFMATPPVHGALSEHVLWPDDFAFPLPDALSDDAGALIEPLAVGVWAARKGAVSPGQSVAVFGSGPIGCTTLQAARAAGATTLIAVDLEDFRLDLARRVGATHTVNARHEDPIPRIREITRSDLPETHAGVDVAFETAGSLPTTRLSLAAPRPGGTTVLVGLPPDPEVSLDLVAAASREVNIRGVFRYANCYPAAIALVESGAVNLDALVTHRYAFERTPEAFEFADREKQTSMKVMIDVG